The proteins below are encoded in one region of Rhodohalobacter mucosus:
- a CDS encoding lysophospholipid acyltransferase family protein: MSQSNHTFIPANESKWFIALFDFYVRNLFHRRFKNILIDQEYQPSSGSRTIYFLNHTSWWDGLIPLLLNQKLFKQKARAMMEDKQMLEHRFFRKIGAFSVNLDHPRSAVKSLRYASRSMERPNSSLYIYPEGKIVPFSVGKPEFKRGLGWLAKECPACDLVPVGIYIQTARHDKPELFIRIGDPSTPDRSMDTKELSKLLEMDLQSVLISLRKKAHNDPDGFRSL, translated from the coding sequence TTGTCCCAAAGCAATCATACATTCATTCCGGCTAACGAATCGAAATGGTTTATCGCACTTTTCGATTTTTATGTGCGAAATCTCTTTCACCGTCGATTTAAAAATATTCTGATTGATCAAGAGTACCAACCCTCTTCCGGCAGCCGCACAATTTACTTTCTGAACCATACCTCATGGTGGGACGGCCTTATCCCCCTGCTTCTGAATCAAAAGCTTTTTAAGCAGAAAGCGAGGGCTATGATGGAAGATAAGCAGATGCTTGAGCACCGTTTTTTCAGAAAAATAGGAGCCTTTTCGGTGAATCTGGATCATCCGCGCTCTGCGGTTAAATCCCTCAGATATGCAAGCAGATCCATGGAGAGGCCGAACTCTTCTTTGTACATCTATCCGGAAGGTAAAATCGTACCTTTCAGTGTCGGTAAACCGGAGTTCAAGCGGGGTTTGGGGTGGCTCGCAAAAGAGTGCCCTGCGTGCGACCTTGTGCCGGTGGGTATCTATATTCAAACCGCACGTCACGATAAGCCGGAACTATTCATCCGGATTGGTGATCCGTCAACCCCGGATCGAAGTATGGATACAAAAGAACTATCAAAACTGCTCGAAATGGATCTTCAGTCTGTTCTCATTTCCCTGCGGAAAAAGGCTCATAATGACCCGGATGGGTTTCGTTCACTCTAA
- a CDS encoding lytic murein transglycosylase, producing MLRNAATILLLTGVILASPVQSYSQHQQTEFLAEYRAEDPAKFPENLQSLIDYFETKGVDLKVYLEDSRFELYEGITQRFTRSAERKSPSLDQYKRILGFDDKKGNIKNFIDSNFDKLVQAEEEYEIPRYVIAAIIGVESDFGKNIGSYNPLNAYVSMYAENYRAEFARAQLEELLKFTERHDIDVFELKSSYAGAMTYAQFIPYSLNRWWVGSELFNMDNNILSVANYLAHFKEITGSVERAVYRYNPSQLYTDAVLSLAAEAEKFYN from the coding sequence ATGTTAAGAAATGCTGCTACCATCCTCCTGCTCACCGGAGTGATCCTTGCATCACCCGTTCAAAGCTATTCACAACATCAGCAAACTGAATTTCTGGCCGAGTACAGGGCAGAAGATCCTGCAAAATTTCCTGAAAATTTGCAGAGCCTGATTGACTATTTTGAAACTAAGGGAGTTGACCTGAAGGTTTACCTTGAGGATTCCCGTTTCGAGCTCTATGAAGGAATAACCCAGAGATTCACCCGTTCCGCCGAGAGAAAATCGCCCTCTCTGGATCAATATAAGCGTATTCTGGGATTCGATGACAAAAAAGGTAACATCAAGAACTTTATAGACAGCAACTTTGACAAACTTGTTCAGGCCGAAGAGGAGTATGAAATTCCGCGTTATGTGATAGCGGCCATCATCGGTGTGGAATCTGACTTTGGAAAAAATATTGGAAGTTACAATCCGCTGAATGCATACGTATCGATGTACGCTGAAAACTATCGGGCCGAGTTTGCAAGAGCACAGCTTGAAGAACTGCTTAAGTTCACCGAGCGTCACGATATCGATGTTTTTGAACTGAAATCAAGCTATGCAGGTGCCATGACCTATGCGCAGTTTATTCCCTACTCCCTGAACAGATGGTGGGTGGGTTCGGAACTATTCAACATGGATAACAATATTCTATCCGTTGCCAACTATCTGGCTCACTTCAAAGAGATTACGGGTAGTGTGGAACGGGCTGTATACCGGTATAATCCAAGTCAGCTGTACACGGATGCGGTTCTGTCTCTGGCGGCCGAAGCCGAAAAGTTCTACAACTGA
- a CDS encoding YXWGXW repeat-containing protein, which yields MKAAKKDEDDGRWAMGDGRWAMGDGRWAMGDGRWAMGDGRWAMGNF from the coding sequence ATGAAGGCAGCAAAAAAGGATGAGGACGATGGGCGATGGGCGATGGGCGATGGGCGATGGGCGATGGGCGATGGGCGATGGGCGATGGGCGATGGGCGATGGGCGATGGGCGATGGGCGATGGGCGATGGGAAATTTTTAA
- a CDS encoding O-methyltransferase gives MELVNKRIAEYTESFTTEEPEIVKRLIRASEKNLEHTDMLSGRQTGLLLKLLVQISGAKRVLDVGTFTGYSALMMAGVLPENGELITIEMNSRYREISDGFFSKEPYRSKIRQIMGNALEVIPGLEGNFDLVYLDADKISYPEYWKMIRKKTISGSLIVLDNMLWDGMVLNAKEGKEYAIHKTSELIRDDDEVDQLMLPLRDGVTVVRVK, from the coding sequence ATGGAACTTGTTAACAAGAGAATAGCTGAATATACCGAATCATTTACAACTGAAGAGCCTGAAATTGTGAAACGGCTTATTCGGGCGTCAGAAAAGAATCTGGAGCATACTGATATGCTGAGCGGCAGACAGACGGGGCTGCTTCTTAAACTTCTGGTTCAGATTTCCGGTGCAAAACGCGTACTCGACGTGGGAACATTTACAGGGTATTCGGCACTGATGATGGCCGGCGTACTACCGGAAAACGGCGAACTGATAACGATTGAGATGAACAGCCGGTACAGGGAGATATCAGACGGTTTTTTTTCAAAAGAACCCTACAGAAGTAAAATAAGGCAAATTATGGGCAATGCGCTGGAAGTGATTCCCGGACTGGAGGGAAACTTTGATCTTGTATACCTGGATGCGGACAAGATCAGCTATCCGGAGTACTGGAAGATGATCAGGAAAAAGACGATCTCAGGCAGCCTGATCGTGCTTGACAATATGCTTTGGGATGGGATGGTACTGAACGCCAAAGAGGGTAAAGAGTACGCTATTCACAAAACCAGTGAACTGATCCGGGATGATGACGAAGTAGACCAGTTGATGCTTCCGCTTCGGGATGGGGTAACCGTGGTGAGGGTTAAATAG
- a CDS encoding oxidoreductase — MKESVIRAGILGFGKSGRNIHAPLIDACRSMVLKNVVTRTGPEQIPGRNEVNVMRSAEELIRSEDTDLIVITTPNHLHYKMAHDALTAGKHVVVDKPFTVTAEQAHSLTRTAEKSGKVLTVFHNRRWDGDFLTVRNLISRQAVGRLVEFESRFDRFRNYLKEDAWKEKDLPGSGILYDLSPHLIDQALQVFGVPNKLFADIRNQRWGEADDFFMIRFYYDDFTATLRAGMLVADATPRFVIRGTMGSYVKYGFDPQEEALARGDDPHGAEWGHEPENKFGVLRTADGDSFREERIPTAGGGYPQFYRNIADAVNGKVDLQVKPAEAAEVIRMIELALKSQKSGTVVDC; from the coding sequence ATGAAAGAATCCGTCATCAGGGCAGGTATTCTCGGTTTCGGCAAATCGGGACGGAACATACACGCTCCGCTTATCGATGCATGCCGCAGTATGGTTTTGAAAAACGTAGTAACGAGAACGGGACCCGAGCAGATTCCAGGCAGAAATGAGGTGAATGTGATGCGGAGCGCAGAGGAGCTGATCCGTTCTGAAGACACAGATTTAATTGTTATCACCACTCCCAATCATCTTCATTACAAAATGGCCCATGATGCGCTCACGGCCGGTAAACATGTGGTTGTGGATAAACCCTTCACGGTGACCGCCGAACAGGCACACAGCCTGACCCGCACAGCGGAGAAGTCCGGCAAGGTGCTTACTGTATTTCATAACCGGCGATGGGACGGCGATTTTCTTACGGTCAGAAACCTGATCAGCCGTCAGGCTGTTGGCAGACTGGTTGAATTTGAGTCCCGCTTTGACCGGTTTCGTAACTATCTGAAGGAAGACGCCTGGAAAGAGAAAGACCTGCCGGGCAGCGGCATTCTGTACGATTTGTCTCCGCATTTGATTGATCAGGCACTTCAGGTTTTCGGTGTACCCAATAAACTTTTTGCCGATATTCGCAATCAAAGGTGGGGGGAGGCCGATGACTTTTTCATGATCCGGTTCTACTACGATGATTTCACGGCTACCCTCAGAGCCGGAATGCTTGTTGCAGATGCCACACCGAGATTTGTGATACGGGGTACGATGGGTTCGTACGTCAAATATGGGTTCGATCCCCAGGAGGAGGCTCTCGCCCGGGGGGATGACCCACATGGGGCTGAATGGGGGCATGAGCCGGAAAATAAATTTGGAGTGCTCAGAACCGCAGACGGCGATTCATTTAGGGAAGAGCGTATTCCGACGGCAGGGGGTGGCTATCCGCAGTTCTACAGGAATATTGCAGATGCTGTGAATGGAAAGGTTGACCTGCAGGTAAAACCGGCTGAGGCAGCAGAAGTTATCCGGATGATCGAACTGGCTTTAAAAAGTCAGAAAAGCGGGACTGTTGTGGATTGTTGA
- a CDS encoding carbon-nitrogen hydrolase family protein: MSSENQLTVALAQISPVWLKKSETLKKIELNIREAANNGAELVAFGEGLLPGYPHWLANTMASEWNSAVQKELFAHYVNQAVRIEKGDLSEICKLAGKNKIAVYLGLIERAADRGGHSVYCSLVYIDPKGEIQSVHRKLQPTYDERLAWAQGDGNGLQVHPLKAFSVGGLNCWENWMPLPRAALYGMGEDLHVAVWPGSIRNTKDITRFMALEGRSFVLSVSSLMRTKDFPPDTPHLDLILEQAPEVLTDGGSCIAAPDGSWVAEPCTNEEKLIIRTLDYERVLEERQNFDPAGHYSRPDVTRLVLNRERQSTIEFK; encoded by the coding sequence ATGTCATCAGAAAATCAGTTAACGGTCGCCCTTGCCCAGATTTCGCCTGTCTGGCTTAAAAAGTCTGAAACTCTAAAAAAAATTGAATTGAACATCAGGGAAGCCGCAAATAACGGTGCTGAGCTGGTGGCGTTTGGCGAGGGCCTTCTCCCCGGCTATCCGCACTGGCTGGCCAATACAATGGCTTCGGAATGGAACTCAGCGGTTCAGAAGGAACTCTTTGCGCACTACGTGAACCAGGCGGTACGTATTGAAAAGGGGGATCTGAGTGAAATCTGTAAACTGGCGGGGAAAAACAAAATTGCCGTTTATCTGGGATTAATTGAGCGCGCTGCCGATCGGGGCGGTCACAGCGTGTACTGTTCGCTGGTTTATATCGATCCGAAAGGAGAAATACAATCCGTCCATCGAAAGCTGCAGCCCACCTACGATGAGCGTCTTGCATGGGCACAGGGCGATGGAAACGGACTGCAGGTACACCCGCTGAAAGCGTTTAGCGTTGGCGGGCTGAACTGCTGGGAAAACTGGATGCCGCTGCCCAGGGCAGCACTGTACGGCATGGGGGAAGATTTGCATGTGGCCGTCTGGCCCGGAAGCATCCGGAATACAAAAGACATCACGAGATTTATGGCACTTGAAGGACGTTCCTTCGTTCTGTCGGTCTCTTCGCTGATGAGAACGAAGGATTTCCCGCCTGATACCCCTCACCTGGACCTGATCCTGGAGCAAGCGCCCGAAGTTCTTACCGACGGCGGTTCCTGCATTGCGGCACCTGACGGCAGCTGGGTTGCGGAACCGTGCACAAATGAGGAGAAGCTGATCATCCGTACACTTGACTATGAGCGGGTGCTTGAGGAGCGGCAAAATTTTGATCCGGCAGGCCATTATTCACGGCCGGACGTGACTCGGCTGGTATTGAACCGTGAACGGCAGTCTACCATTGAATTCAAATAA
- a CDS encoding aromatic ring-hydroxylating oxygenase subunit alpha has translation MTLPPFIHPDDLKQPSVEQAHTIPSEWYTHPGMDAVESEAIFDMEWHLAGHISQLPEPGDSLCIQAGKNPVNIIRDEGKMVRAYFNVCKHRGGPLTVKKGTTTVLQCGYHGWTYLADGSLRGIPHWKHVELFDKKDFGLQPVECEVWNGLIFIHTGKKSSPLRDVFKGIDDRIHPLSFEKYQFCKKTSDPIGCNWKVYADNYLEGYHIPIVHPELAGLLDYNSYVTELHDHYSLQYSPFKNNKADNLYGADNGEAFYYFIYPNIMLNILPGRLQTNVIRPVDEKNCIVDFYYYYLNPENPDVARMIEEDIAYSETIQQEDIEICEAVQRGLRSSAYDKGRFSVEREAGVYHFQSLLKQSFRRYFSE, from the coding sequence ATGACGCTCCCACCGTTTATACACCCGGATGACCTGAAACAGCCGTCCGTCGAACAGGCCCATACCATTCCATCAGAATGGTACACCCATCCCGGCATGGATGCTGTAGAGTCTGAGGCCATTTTTGACATGGAGTGGCACCTTGCCGGACACATTTCCCAGCTCCCCGAACCGGGTGACTCCCTTTGCATTCAGGCCGGAAAGAACCCTGTCAATATCATTCGAGATGAGGGGAAGATGGTCCGCGCTTATTTTAACGTCTGCAAGCATCGTGGCGGACCCCTGACCGTAAAAAAAGGCACCACTACGGTTCTGCAGTGCGGCTATCATGGTTGGACCTATCTTGCCGACGGTTCCCTGAGGGGAATTCCCCACTGGAAGCATGTTGAACTGTTTGATAAAAAGGATTTCGGACTTCAACCGGTTGAATGCGAGGTATGGAACGGTCTGATCTTCATTCATACAGGTAAAAAATCTTCGCCCCTGCGCGATGTCTTCAAGGGAATCGATGACCGGATCCATCCCCTTTCGTTTGAGAAGTATCAGTTCTGTAAGAAAACGAGCGACCCCATCGGCTGTAACTGGAAAGTGTACGCAGACAACTACCTGGAGGGGTACCACATACCCATCGTGCACCCTGAACTGGCCGGTTTGCTCGATTACAACAGTTATGTAACGGAATTGCACGACCACTACTCCCTGCAATACAGTCCGTTCAAAAACAATAAAGCCGATAATCTCTATGGAGCGGATAACGGGGAAGCATTTTACTACTTCATCTACCCGAACATTATGCTCAATATTCTTCCCGGCAGGCTTCAGACCAATGTGATACGTCCTGTGGATGAGAAGAACTGTATTGTGGATTTTTACTACTATTACCTGAATCCTGAAAACCCCGATGTAGCACGGATGATCGAAGAGGATATCGCCTATAGTGAAACCATTCAACAGGAAGATATAGAGATCTGCGAGGCCGTTCAGCGCGGACTCAGATCCAGCGCGTACGACAAAGGGCGCTTTTCAGTTGAGCGTGAAGCGGGAGTCTATCATTTTCAAAGCCTTCTGAAGCAATCGTTCAGGCGTTATTTTTCAGAGTGA
- a CDS encoding class I SAM-dependent methyltransferase, translating into MFTAVKDFVLKDIVLEFKDMKCLHGLKDLHHSYIPWSGASIRPTALVYILNDIMINGRKTMVECGAGISTIYVAALLKQIGETDRMLYSIDHDNNWLSIIKKQLQDNDLEGFVKQIHAPLVHSDYCQDNTQTWYDPDIIRSAVGGRTIDLLFVDGPPANKKGFEESRYPALPFFKENLAENKTVLLDDADRKGEAKIAEKWAQELGLPFKKSILSGNMYICRHGDSYNVM; encoded by the coding sequence ATGTTTACAGCCGTCAAAGATTTTGTATTGAAGGATATTGTTCTTGAATTCAAGGATATGAAATGCCTGCATGGCCTCAAAGACCTGCATCACAGTTATATACCCTGGAGCGGGGCTTCCATTCGTCCCACAGCGCTGGTCTACATCCTGAACGACATCATGATCAACGGACGCAAAACCATGGTGGAGTGCGGTGCCGGCATATCAACCATTTACGTTGCTGCACTGCTTAAGCAAATAGGTGAAACCGACCGCATGCTATACTCAATCGACCACGATAATAACTGGTTATCCATTATCAAAAAACAATTGCAGGACAATGACCTTGAGGGTTTTGTTAAACAAATTCACGCTCCATTGGTTCATTCAGACTATTGTCAGGATAACACCCAGACTTGGTACGATCCAGATATAATCAGGAGTGCAGTCGGCGGCAGGACCATTGATCTGCTTTTTGTTGACGGTCCGCCGGCCAACAAAAAAGGGTTTGAGGAATCGCGGTATCCTGCACTTCCTTTTTTCAAAGAGAATCTGGCCGAAAACAAGACTGTTCTTCTGGACGATGCAGACCGGAAAGGGGAAGCAAAAATTGCAGAAAAATGGGCTCAAGAACTGGGGCTTCCTTTTAAAAAATCCATCCTTTCAGGCAATATGTACATATGCAGGCATGGAGACTCTTACAACGTGATGTGA
- a CDS encoding M23 family metallopeptidase, translating to MSAILHLYRRPFLTALLIAVHVLLFYGDLFGQSTRISAGYTLRNFSAETVINPDVSSESALLQKGSIHVEVEQLFRHSFFMGIRSDYLIHNRNTPLTGGPVDFNQVSFKGSVGLQWDRIGLYTGVNGGYLWDLSFQPSENAQTGLTSITPSGESGSFFGGLHIGARYYLFRYLRVEAEFRNPVFAKNRFEPNSARSSLSGLSSIRFEPTQFSVGVSVSIPIRNRARARSSSTRTGSTPPPLLSTSGSVRFRSPVDGPALITSPFGRRWGRMHEGVDIDARKGDRILAAADGVVVEAKTSVSYGRMVIVQHSDLYSTYYTHLSRISVSGGDRVRAGDVIGQAGDTGVATGVHLHFEVRRNGVAVDPERYIRF from the coding sequence ATGAGTGCGATTTTACACCTTTACAGGCGCCCGTTCCTGACGGCTCTGCTGATTGCAGTACACGTGCTGCTGTTTTACGGTGATCTCTTTGGCCAAAGCACCCGTATTTCGGCCGGCTACACCCTGCGCAACTTTTCAGCAGAGACTGTCATAAATCCGGATGTGAGCAGTGAATCCGCACTGCTTCAGAAAGGCTCGATTCACGTTGAAGTGGAGCAGCTCTTCAGGCACAGCTTTTTCATGGGTATCAGGTCCGATTATCTGATACACAACAGAAACACACCGCTCACCGGAGGCCCCGTCGATTTTAACCAGGTTTCATTCAAGGGTAGTGTTGGTCTGCAGTGGGATCGAATCGGGCTTTACACCGGCGTAAACGGGGGGTATCTCTGGGATTTATCGTTTCAGCCGTCCGAAAATGCACAAACCGGGCTCACTTCAATCACTCCTTCCGGTGAATCAGGGTCGTTCTTTGGCGGTCTGCATATCGGGGCCAGATATTACCTCTTCCGATATCTCCGTGTCGAGGCTGAATTCAGAAATCCGGTCTTTGCGAAGAATCGGTTTGAGCCTAACAGCGCACGGTCTTCACTATCCGGGCTATCCTCAATACGGTTCGAACCGACTCAATTCAGCGTAGGAGTATCAGTAAGTATTCCCATTCGCAACAGAGCGCGGGCTCGCAGCTCCTCCACCCGAACGGGCTCAACACCACCCCCTCTTTTGTCCACATCCGGCTCTGTCCGTTTCCGTTCGCCTGTTGACGGTCCTGCACTCATTACCTCGCCGTTTGGGCGTCGATGGGGCCGCATGCATGAAGGTGTGGATATTGATGCCCGTAAAGGCGACCGCATCCTTGCGGCAGCCGACGGTGTTGTCGTTGAAGCGAAAACGTCTGTCAGCTATGGCAGAATGGTAATCGTGCAACACAGCGATCTCTACTCAACCTACTATACTCACCTTAGCCGTATCAGCGTATCCGGCGGTGATCGGGTACGGGCCGGTGACGTAATCGGTCAGGCCGGTGATACGGGTGTCGCAACCGGTGTGCATCTTCATTTTGAAGTGCGCAGAAACGGTGTGGCGGTAGACCCCGAGAGATATATTCGGTTTTAG
- a CDS encoding THUMP domain-containing class I SAM-dependent RNA methyltransferase, with translation MANFDKKSTVSITCPMGLAPFLTEEVKDLGFEPVTVRETGVEIVASLTDCMLLNFWLRTAHRVHYLLEEKPINHPDKLRNWLKVFPWEEWIPNDGYLSVTSRIDHPTIENDQFANLVVKDAIVDRIRFKTNERPDSGSELSKTVIFLFWNKDIARIFIDTSGESLSRRNYRSSSVSAPMQETLAAGIISSTTWEPGQHVINPMTGGGTLAIEAVMMAMNRAPASLRNNFGFMHLVGYNEEDYQSIREEAKKAVNRNVSGTFIATDHDPQAIIAAKKNAQTAGVDHMIEFVTCDIADTPVPEGPGVVVVNPPYGMRLGDSTDLRPLYKEIGDFMKNSCAGKTGYVFTANMALAKKVGLRAKSRTQFFNSTLECRLLEYELYEGSKKG, from the coding sequence ATGGCCAATTTCGATAAAAAAAGCACCGTAAGCATTACCTGTCCCATGGGCCTCGCTCCTTTCCTCACTGAAGAGGTGAAAGATCTTGGATTTGAACCGGTGACTGTTCGCGAAACAGGAGTTGAAATCGTGGCAAGCCTCACCGATTGCATGTTACTCAATTTCTGGCTGCGTACGGCACACCGTGTACACTATTTGCTGGAAGAGAAACCCATTAATCATCCCGATAAGCTTCGTAACTGGCTTAAGGTTTTTCCCTGGGAGGAGTGGATCCCAAACGACGGTTACCTGTCCGTTACCTCACGTATTGATCACCCCACCATCGAAAATGACCAGTTTGCAAACCTGGTAGTAAAAGATGCTATTGTTGACCGCATTCGCTTTAAAACCAACGAGCGGCCCGATAGCGGATCGGAGCTCTCAAAGACAGTCATTTTCCTTTTCTGGAACAAGGATATTGCAAGAATATTTATAGATACTTCGGGCGAATCATTGTCCCGCAGAAATTACCGAAGCAGTTCAGTGAGTGCGCCAATGCAGGAAACCCTTGCTGCGGGTATCATTTCCTCAACTACCTGGGAACCCGGTCAGCACGTCATCAATCCAATGACCGGCGGCGGAACCTTAGCCATAGAAGCTGTGATGATGGCGATGAACCGGGCACCGGCATCACTCCGGAATAACTTCGGGTTCATGCATCTGGTCGGGTACAATGAAGAGGATTATCAGAGTATCCGCGAAGAAGCCAAAAAAGCGGTAAACCGCAATGTTTCCGGCACGTTCATAGCTACCGACCATGATCCCCAGGCTATTATCGCAGCAAAGAAGAACGCACAAACAGCCGGTGTGGATCATATGATTGAATTTGTAACCTGTGATATTGCGGACACACCTGTGCCCGAAGGCCCGGGTGTGGTGGTTGTAAATCCACCCTATGGCATGAGGCTGGGCGACAGCACAGACTTACGGCCACTCTATAAGGAGATCGGTGATTTCATGAAGAACAGCTGTGCGGGCAAGACCGGCTATGTGTTTACGGCCAATATGGCCCTTGCCAAGAAAGTGGGCCTGCGCGCAAAAAGCCGTACGCAATTTTTCAACTCCACGCTGGAGTGCAGGCTGCTGGAGTATGAACTCTATGAAGGCAGCAAAAAAGGATGA